In Burkholderia savannae, one genomic interval encodes:
- a CDS encoding non-ribosomal peptide synthetase — translation MSTTIRTGAPNFKRALISRLGKPPAARPAWLDLTHTLPRAAGAEQAHCRRPLDGDWLARLAEQAQRLSVDPRALFVSAARVLVARITEHAASATALALALTHDVRAATYSALSTTPPGRQTVGELLADSDGWLAHPGGPVDAWPHVVIAATQTPPDPHALPDAQLAIAFAISGEGACVAARAAAGLFSRQALDAFVEQWLHVVSQLGASAADAALDELDPLPPAQRARLLEQWERGAAINATGPLAHQAFFARAAAEPDAPAVQSGDAPMRYAELASRAADVARRLRALGIGPLDRVAIYAGPGADLVAGILGVLETGAAYTILDPARPPAELSARLRDFAPGATLVQAALSAYLDGSDPPVLKLDADAAQDLAQSVPHHAASSRDVESAESDAGAGAFDSGLPAFVTRPSGGVAHAVVATHRDLRDVARWYARAFSLDAADRFLVTTSFDTAAAQKHILTPLLIGAQVHFSDARFDPDAVLREIAARGITVLNVAPSFFHALVDAERHRELSGVRHVFLEGEPASARRIAPWLDKYPHLRVVALHDANAFAGPVAAWTLSAATEPSSDETCVLGCPADGVTLQILDARKRPVPPGIAGRVYVGDARTPASARRDANTPHVDSVRPDVGEHPDVDERRGPRDTGDLARWRADGVVEYLGRADAPTRGYGSWAGARHVEAWLSAQDGVSDAIAILRRTAGDTGHERVAYVTPRAGAILSTPDLLRDAGAALPAELTPDAIVVLPALPLTLDGTLDPARLSAPASAGAAGARDDDSPTRERDLAYWTAALHDLPTVHNLPLDRPRPALADHRSGQIVRHLDASRHRDLLQFASSRQATLFMVLQAAFAAFLSRLSGTADVVVGSPVANRPRPELAPIVGFFVNTLVLRSRVDPDLSFHALLLQSRQRLLDAYEHQQLPFEQLVDAINPARSLAHAPLFQVMLSLNNNDSPPLHLAGLHARSLGNPVIPAKFDLSLQIDSLPDGRLRLVWEYACALFEHDTVSRFAERFDSLVADALRRPDTPVAQLDLLPDDERRLLQRWNRTAAPYPELACIHRLFEEQADRFPQRIALHCNGVALTYRELNARANRLAHLLRPLGLAPDSLVGVCLERSTELVVSLLAVLKAGSAYLPLDPAYPRERIDYMLRDSRAQCVIASRSFALAGDSTVRHVVHLDDPGLVDRLGRAPDHNPDPADVGLAPHHLAYLIYTSGSTGSPKGVMIEHRNAVSFIDWARRTFPPESFDGVLASTSVCFDLSVFEIFATLAAAGRIVLVRDVLALPELPDGLVRLVNSVPSAIHALLQTGRLPASVRTVNLAGEPLRQSLVDALYDAGVERVYDLYGPSEDTTYSTCALRTPRGRPSIGSPISNTQAFVLSAAGQLQPVGVPGELFLGGAGLARGYLGRPELTAERFVDNPLHDSPVRRLYRTGDLVRWLPDGQLEFLGRLDHQVKIRGFRIELGEIDARLGACDGVREAAVIALERAGDAQLVAYVVPHDPQAASAADLRAALAAFLPAYMIPAAFVFLDALPLTPNGKLDRKRLPVPDDAERSHAAAHLAPPANDTEAMLRDVWQTLLQREPIGVTENFFELGGHSLLATRMIATVADRLKVTLPVMTAFNHPTIRELARALDTLAPAAPVAHTPLRPSPLDDTEKDELIL, via the coding sequence ATGAGCACGACCATTCGAACGGGCGCGCCGAACTTCAAGCGCGCGTTGATCTCGAGACTCGGCAAGCCCCCCGCCGCACGGCCCGCGTGGCTCGACCTCACCCACACGCTGCCGCGCGCGGCGGGCGCGGAGCAAGCGCACTGCCGCCGCCCGCTCGACGGCGACTGGCTCGCGCGACTCGCCGAGCAGGCGCAACGCCTGTCGGTCGATCCGCGGGCGCTTTTCGTCTCGGCGGCGCGCGTGCTGGTGGCGCGCATCACCGAACATGCCGCAAGCGCAACGGCGCTCGCGCTTGCACTCACGCACGACGTGCGCGCGGCGACGTACTCGGCGCTGTCGACGACGCCGCCCGGCCGGCAGACGGTCGGCGAATTGCTCGCGGACAGCGACGGCTGGCTCGCGCATCCCGGCGGCCCGGTCGACGCCTGGCCGCATGTCGTGATCGCGGCGACGCAGACGCCCCCCGACCCGCACGCGCTTCCGGATGCGCAACTCGCCATCGCGTTCGCGATCTCGGGCGAGGGCGCATGCGTCGCCGCGCGCGCGGCGGCCGGACTCTTTTCCCGGCAGGCGCTCGACGCGTTCGTCGAACAGTGGCTTCACGTCGTGTCGCAGCTCGGCGCGAGCGCGGCCGACGCTGCGCTCGACGAGCTCGACCCGCTCCCGCCCGCGCAACGCGCACGCCTGCTCGAACAATGGGAGCGCGGCGCCGCGATCAACGCGACAGGTCCGCTCGCGCATCAGGCCTTCTTCGCGCGCGCGGCGGCCGAGCCCGACGCGCCGGCCGTCCAGTCCGGCGATGCGCCGATGCGGTACGCCGAGCTCGCGTCTCGCGCGGCCGACGTCGCGCGACGACTGCGAGCGCTCGGCATCGGACCGCTCGATCGCGTCGCGATTTACGCCGGCCCGGGGGCCGATCTGGTCGCCGGCATCCTCGGCGTGCTGGAAACGGGCGCCGCCTATACGATCCTCGACCCGGCGAGGCCGCCCGCGGAGCTGAGCGCGCGGCTGCGCGATTTCGCGCCCGGCGCGACGCTCGTGCAGGCGGCGCTCTCCGCGTATCTCGACGGCTCGGACCCGCCGGTGCTGAAGCTCGACGCGGACGCGGCGCAAGACCTGGCGCAAAGCGTGCCGCACCACGCGGCGAGCTCGCGAGACGTCGAATCCGCCGAATCCGACGCAGGCGCAGGCGCTTTCGATTCCGGCCTTCCGGCCTTCGTCACCCGCCCGTCAGGCGGCGTTGCGCACGCCGTCGTCGCGACTCATCGCGACCTGCGCGACGTCGCGCGCTGGTACGCCCGGGCGTTCTCGCTCGACGCAGCGGACCGCTTCCTCGTGACGACGAGCTTCGATACGGCGGCCGCGCAAAAGCACATCCTGACGCCGCTGCTGATCGGCGCGCAGGTGCATTTCAGCGACGCGCGCTTCGATCCCGACGCCGTGCTCCGCGAGATCGCCGCGCGCGGCATCACCGTGTTGAACGTCGCGCCGAGCTTCTTCCACGCACTCGTCGACGCCGAGCGGCATCGGGAATTGTCGGGCGTGCGGCACGTATTCCTGGAAGGCGAGCCGGCGAGTGCGCGCCGTATCGCGCCATGGCTCGACAAATATCCGCACTTGCGCGTCGTCGCGCTCCATGACGCGAACGCGTTCGCCGGTCCCGTCGCCGCGTGGACGCTTAGCGCGGCGACGGAGCCGTCGAGCGACGAAACGTGCGTGCTCGGCTGTCCGGCGGACGGCGTCACGCTGCAGATACTGGATGCGCGCAAGCGGCCCGTGCCGCCCGGGATCGCCGGGCGCGTGTACGTCGGCGATGCGCGCACGCCCGCATCGGCGCGGCGGGATGCGAACACGCCGCACGTCGACTCCGTTCGCCCCGACGTCGGCGAACATCCCGACGTCGACGAGCGCCGCGGGCCGCGCGATACCGGCGACCTCGCGCGCTGGCGCGCCGACGGCGTCGTCGAATATCTCGGACGCGCCGACGCGCCGACGCGCGGCTACGGTTCCTGGGCCGGCGCGCGGCACGTCGAAGCCTGGCTGTCGGCGCAAGACGGCGTAAGCGACGCAATCGCGATCCTTCGGCGCACCGCGGGCGACACCGGTCACGAGCGCGTCGCTTACGTCACGCCGCGCGCGGGCGCGATCCTGTCGACGCCCGACTTGTTGCGTGACGCAGGTGCGGCCTTGCCCGCCGAGCTCACGCCCGACGCGATCGTCGTGCTGCCCGCGCTGCCGCTCACGCTCGACGGCACGCTCGACCCCGCGCGCCTGTCGGCGCCGGCATCGGCCGGCGCGGCCGGCGCCCGCGACGATGATTCGCCGACGCGCGAACGCGATCTCGCCTATTGGACGGCGGCGCTGCACGATCTGCCCACCGTCCACAACCTGCCCCTCGATCGCCCCCGGCCCGCCCTCGCCGATCATCGCAGCGGGCAGATCGTCCGGCACCTCGACGCCTCCCGGCACCGCGATCTCCTCCAGTTCGCCTCCTCCCGGCAGGCCACCCTCTTCATGGTCCTCCAGGCCGCCTTCGCCGCCTTCCTCTCCAGGCTCTCCGGCACCGCCGACGTCGTCGTCGGCTCCCCCGTCGCCAACCGCCCGCGCCCCGAGCTCGCCCCGATCGTCGGCTTCTTCGTCAACACCCTCGTCCTGCGCAGCCGCGTCGACCCGGATCTCTCCTTTCACGCCCTGCTCCTGCAGTCCCGGCAGCGCCTGCTCGACGCCTACGAGCACCAGCAGCTCCCCTTCGAGCAGCTCGTCGACGCCATCAACCCCGCGCGCAGCCTCGCCCATGCCCCGTTGTTTCAGGTCATGCTCTCCCTGAACAACAACGACTCGCCCCCGCTGCACCTCGCCGGCCTCCACGCCCGCTCGCTCGGCAACCCCGTCATCCCCGCCAAGTTCGACCTCAGCCTCCAGATCGACTCCCTGCCCGACGGCCGCCTCCGCCTCGTCTGGGAGTATGCATGCGCGCTCTTCGAGCACGACACCGTCTCACGCTTCGCCGAGCGCTTCGACAGCCTCGTCGCCGACGCCCTGCGCCGACCCGACACCCCCGTCGCGCAGCTCGACCTCCTCCCCGACGACGAACGCCGGCTCCTCCAGCGCTGGAACCGCACCGCCGCCCCCTATCCCGAACTCGCCTGCATCCACCGCCTCTTCGAGGAACAGGCCGACCGCTTTCCCCAGCGCATCGCGCTCCACTGCAACGGCGTCGCGCTCACCTACCGCGAGCTCAACGCGCGCGCCAACCGCCTCGCCCATCTGCTGCGGCCGCTCGGCCTCGCCCCAGACTCCCTCGTCGGCGTCTGCCTCGAGCGCTCGACCGAACTCGTCGTCTCGCTGCTCGCCGTCCTCAAGGCCGGCTCCGCCTATCTCCCCCTCGATCCCGCCTACCCCCGCGAGCGCATCGACTACATGCTGCGCGACTCCCGCGCACAGTGCGTCATCGCCTCCCGCTCCTTCGCCCTCGCCGGCGACTCCACCGTCCGCCACGTCGTCCACCTCGACGATCCCGGCCTGGTCGACCGCCTCGGCCGCGCCCCGGATCACAACCCCGACCCCGCCGACGTCGGCCTCGCCCCCCATCATCTCGCCTATCTCATCTACACCTCCGGCTCCACCGGCTCCCCCAAGGGCGTGATGATCGAGCACCGCAACGCCGTCTCCTTCATCGACTGGGCCCGCCGCACCTTCCCCCCCGAGTCGTTCGACGGCGTCCTCGCCTCCACCTCGGTCTGCTTCGACCTGTCCGTCTTCGAGATCTTCGCCACCCTCGCCGCCGCCGGTCGCATCGTCCTCGTGCGCGACGTCCTCGCCCTGCCCGAGCTCCCCGACGGACTCGTCCGCCTCGTCAACTCCGTCCCCTCCGCCATTCACGCGCTCTTGCAGACCGGCCGCCTCCCCGCCTCCGTGCGCACCGTCAACCTCGCCGGCGAACCCCTGCGCCAGAGCCTCGTCGACGCCCTCTACGACGCCGGCGTCGAGCGCGTCTACGACCTCTACGGCCCCTCCGAGGACACCACCTATTCGACCTGCGCCCTGCGCACCCCGCGCGGCCGACCCTCCATCGGCTCCCCCATCTCCAACACCCAGGCCTTCGTCCTCTCCGCCGCCGGGCAACTGCAGCCCGTCGGCGTGCCCGGCGAGCTCTTCCTCGGCGGCGCCGGCCTCGCGCGCGGCTACCTCGGCCGGCCCGAGCTCACCGCCGAGCGCTTCGTCGACAACCCCCTCCACGACTCCCCCGTGCGCCGCCTCTACCGCACCGGCGACCTCGTGCGATGGCTCCCCGACGGACAGCTCGAATTCCTCGGCCGACTCGACCATCAGGTCAAGATCCGCGGCTTTCGCATCGAGCTCGGCGAGATCGACGCGCGCCTCGGCGCCTGCGACGGCGTTCGCGAAGCCGCCGTCATCGCCCTCGAGCGCGCCGGCGATGCCCAGCTCGTCGCCTACGTCGTCCCGCACGACCCCCAGGCCGCCTCCGCCGCCGACCTGCGCGCCGCGCTCGCCGCCTTCCTCCCCGCCTACATGATCCCCGCCGCGTTCGTCTTCCTCGACGCCCTTCCCCTCACTCCCAACGGCAAGCTCGACCGCAAGCGGCTTCCCGTGCCTGACGATGCCGAGCGCTCGCACGCCGCCGCGCATCTCGCGCCGCCCGCGAACGACACCGAAGCGATGCTGCGCGACGTCTGGCAAACGCTGCTGCAACGCGAGCCGATCGGCGTGACGGAAAACTTCTTCGAACTCGGCGGACATTCGCTGCTGGCCACCCGGATGATCGCGACCGTCGCCGATCGCCTGAAGGTGACGCTGCCCGTGATGACCGCGTTCAATCACCCGACGATTCGCGAACTCGCCCGCGCGCTCGACACGCTCGCGCCGGCCGCGCCCGTCGCGCACACGCCCCTGCGGCCGTCGCCCCTCGACGACACCGAAAAAGACGAGCTCATCCT
- a CDS encoding lyase family protein, translated as MTGIFVFIESNTTGTGELFIRKALHRGLTPYFLTANRDKYPFLDTTRVVTVSIDTSDADAVHRFVSSLGGVVAVFSSSEFYIEVAGEVARRLGLPTANTDATRICRDKKRLADVLAERGIDAPRTLALTLDEAAAPRLDGLAYPAVVKPRMGSGSVGVRRCENADEVFEHCDSLRRAGTHAALAQAYVEGDEYSVETLTIGGKTQIVGVVRKRLGPEPLFVEIGHDYPAPLSSRRRERIESTVLRALDAVGYAFGPAHTELRVRDDAVTIIEINPRLAGGLIPVLLGEVFDADLLDHILDMWLGATAFADLTAKRYGAIRFALPAREGVLRGPLALPPDVAAAPELRHFHPIARPGDALRLEGSFRDRIAAVVCAGDDRESVEALADRAVAELRVDIDADASANAAAPHAADAVKPGLPAHVQAIVYGGADEDAPLAELDYLFDLNEAHLVMLGATHVVGLDRIKPLLLAHQSLRAQRYAPLLARPRPRGLYMLVERYLIDTLGEEVGGVLQTGRSRNDINAATTKLHLRDATSRVFDALWHLRRSLVFKASANVDRAFPIYSQYQPALPGTFAHQLLAYDEALANECRALLALYRHVDVCPLGAGAGGGTTLPIDPELVCKLLGFEQPASNSLDAVANRSGVLHFLSAANAIGVMLSRIAQDLQIWTTAEFALVSLPDGLTGGSSMLPQKKNPFLVEFVKSRAGVPLGALASCTATLGKTPYTNSFEAGSPMNGLIAQACTAIVEAATIAALLIDGLDAASERIDDHLKETAVAAMAVSESLVARQSLDFRTAHTQVAQAVRDSVAHGRSSYDALAALEPDFMSSRPLHWAQSHRFGGGPGAADLNHGVARACHALADDEAALRRRQDIWREAEQMRRLAVQQLASH; from the coding sequence ATGACGGGCATCTTTGTCTTCATCGAGAGCAACACGACCGGCACGGGCGAGCTCTTCATCCGCAAGGCGCTGCATCGCGGCCTCACGCCCTACTTCCTCACGGCGAACCGCGACAAGTATCCGTTTCTCGACACGACCCGAGTCGTGACGGTCTCGATCGATACGAGCGACGCCGACGCCGTTCACCGTTTCGTATCCTCGCTCGGCGGCGTCGTCGCCGTTTTTTCGTCGTCCGAGTTTTACATCGAGGTCGCGGGCGAAGTCGCGCGGCGGCTCGGGCTGCCGACCGCGAACACCGATGCGACGCGCATCTGCCGCGACAAGAAGCGGCTCGCGGACGTGCTCGCCGAACGCGGCATCGACGCGCCGCGCACGCTCGCGCTGACGCTCGACGAGGCCGCCGCGCCCCGGCTCGACGGCCTCGCCTATCCGGCCGTCGTCAAGCCGAGAATGGGATCGGGCAGCGTCGGCGTGCGCCGTTGCGAAAACGCGGACGAAGTATTCGAGCACTGCGACAGCCTGCGCCGCGCCGGCACCCACGCGGCCCTCGCGCAAGCCTACGTCGAAGGCGACGAGTATTCGGTCGAAACGCTGACGATCGGCGGCAAGACGCAAATCGTCGGCGTCGTCAGGAAGCGTCTCGGGCCCGAGCCGCTCTTCGTCGAGATCGGCCACGACTACCCGGCGCCGCTGTCGAGCCGGCGGCGGGAGCGCATCGAGAGCACCGTGCTGCGTGCGCTCGACGCGGTCGGCTACGCGTTCGGCCCCGCCCATACCGAGCTGCGCGTGCGCGACGACGCGGTGACGATCATCGAGATCAATCCGCGGCTCGCGGGCGGGCTCATTCCCGTCCTCCTCGGCGAGGTATTCGACGCCGATCTGCTCGACCACATCCTCGACATGTGGCTGGGCGCCACCGCCTTTGCCGATCTCACCGCGAAACGCTACGGCGCGATCCGCTTCGCGCTGCCGGCGCGCGAAGGCGTGCTGCGCGGCCCGCTCGCGCTGCCGCCCGACGTCGCCGCGGCCCCCGAGCTCAGGCACTTCCACCCGATCGCGCGGCCGGGCGACGCGCTGCGGCTCGAAGGCAGCTTCCGCGACCGCATCGCGGCCGTCGTCTGCGCGGGCGACGATCGCGAATCGGTCGAGGCGCTCGCCGATCGCGCGGTCGCCGAACTGCGCGTCGACATCGACGCCGACGCGTCGGCGAACGCGGCCGCGCCGCATGCCGCCGATGCCGTGAAACCCGGCCTGCCCGCGCACGTGCAGGCGATCGTCTACGGCGGCGCGGACGAGGACGCGCCGCTCGCCGAGCTCGACTACCTGTTCGATCTGAACGAGGCGCATCTCGTGATGCTCGGCGCGACGCACGTCGTCGGACTCGACAGGATCAAGCCGCTTCTGCTCGCGCATCAGAGCCTGAGAGCGCAACGCTATGCGCCGCTTCTCGCGCGACCGCGGCCGCGCGGCCTCTACATGCTCGTCGAGCGCTACCTGATCGACACGCTCGGCGAGGAAGTCGGCGGCGTGCTGCAAACGGGCCGGTCGCGCAACGACATCAACGCGGCCACGACGAAGCTGCATCTGCGCGACGCGACATCGCGCGTGTTCGACGCGCTGTGGCACCTGCGGCGCAGCCTCGTCTTCAAGGCGTCGGCGAACGTCGACCGGGCGTTTCCGATCTACAGCCAGTACCAGCCGGCGCTGCCGGGCACGTTCGCGCATCAGCTTCTCGCCTACGACGAAGCGCTCGCGAACGAATGCCGCGCGCTTCTCGCGCTCTATCGGCACGTCGACGTGTGCCCGCTCGGCGCAGGCGCGGGCGGCGGCACGACCTTGCCGATCGATCCGGAGCTCGTGTGCAAGCTGCTCGGCTTCGAGCAGCCGGCGTCGAACAGTCTCGACGCCGTGGCCAACCGCAGCGGCGTGCTGCATTTCCTGTCGGCCGCGAACGCGATCGGCGTGATGCTCTCGCGCATCGCGCAGGACCTGCAGATCTGGACCACCGCCGAGTTCGCACTGGTGTCGCTCCCCGACGGGCTGACGGGCGGCTCGTCGATGCTGCCGCAAAAGAAGAATCCATTCCTCGTCGAATTCGTCAAGAGCCGCGCGGGCGTTCCGCTCGGCGCGCTCGCGAGCTGCACCGCGACGCTCGGCAAAACGCCGTATACGAATTCGTTCGAAGCGGGCTCGCCGATGAACGGCCTCATCGCGCAAGCATGCACGGCGATCGTGGAAGCGGCGACGATCGCCGCGCTGCTGATCGACGGGCTCGACGCCGCGAGCGAACGAATCGACGACCATCTGAAGGAGACCGCGGTCGCCGCGATGGCCGTGTCGGAATCGCTCGTCGCGCGCCAGTCGCTCGATTTCCGCACCGCGCACACGCAAGTCGCGCAGGCGGTGCGCGACAGCGTCGCGCACGGGCGGTCGAGCTACGACGCGCTCGCCGCGCTCGAGCCCGACTTCATGTCGAGCCGTCCGCTCCATTGGGCGCAAAGCCACCGGTTCGGCGGCGGCCCCGGCGCCGCGGACCTGAACCACGGCGTCGCGCGGGCATGCCACGCGCTCGCCGACGACGAAGCCGCTTTGCGCCGCAGACAGGACATCTGGCGCGAAGCGGAACAGATGCGACGGCTCGCCGTGCAGCAACTCGCCAGCCATTAG
- a CDS encoding cysteine synthase family protein, translating to MTYDAASIRKTQEKVSDAMAEPRIVQISPNLYAVALEVMKVIPAKHIIEQALRDGRINRDSLVIESSSGNFALGLAVVCREHGLKLRIVGDPAIDPKLRGMLRNLGAEVDIIEKPDAFGAFQRLRLARIAQLLEAHPNAFWVRQYDNPQNPDAYRALADTLLAEAGPAFDLVACVGSGGSSVGLATHLRRHSDAIRVTGVDTFNSVLFGLPDGKRTLRGLGNSIMPKILDHSQFDEIHWLTSPQANRAAIELHARHGLFCGPTSGAAYRVAHYKAARQPDRKILFIAPDTGYRYQDTIFDERWLKEHDEIADVPRDAPVAVDRLDQVIAADEWSCIDWQRKPLAERQNLQAPGA from the coding sequence ATGACATACGACGCAGCATCGATCAGGAAAACGCAGGAGAAGGTGTCCGATGCGATGGCGGAACCGCGCATCGTCCAGATCTCGCCCAATCTCTACGCCGTCGCGCTCGAAGTCATGAAAGTGATTCCGGCCAAGCACATCATCGAGCAGGCGCTGCGCGACGGGCGCATCAACCGCGATTCGCTCGTCATCGAATCGTCGAGCGGCAATTTCGCGCTCGGCCTCGCCGTCGTGTGCCGTGAGCACGGGCTGAAGCTGCGGATCGTCGGCGATCCGGCGATCGACCCGAAATTGCGCGGCATGCTGCGCAACCTCGGCGCGGAAGTCGACATCATCGAGAAACCGGACGCGTTCGGCGCATTCCAGCGCCTGCGGCTCGCACGCATCGCGCAACTGCTCGAAGCGCATCCGAACGCGTTCTGGGTTCGCCAGTACGACAATCCGCAGAATCCCGACGCGTACCGCGCGCTCGCCGACACGCTGCTCGCGGAGGCGGGACCGGCGTTCGACCTCGTTGCATGCGTCGGCTCCGGCGGCTCGTCGGTCGGCCTCGCGACGCACCTGCGCCGCCACAGCGACGCAATCCGCGTGACGGGCGTCGACACGTTCAACAGCGTGCTGTTCGGCTTGCCGGACGGCAAGCGCACGCTACGGGGCCTCGGCAACAGCATCATGCCGAAGATTCTCGATCACTCGCAGTTCGACGAGATCCATTGGCTGACGAGCCCGCAGGCGAACCGCGCGGCAATCGAGCTGCATGCGCGCCACGGCCTCTTCTGCGGCCCGACGAGCGGCGCCGCCTACCGGGTCGCGCACTACAAGGCCGCCCGCCAGCCCGATCGCAAGATCCTGTTCATCGCGCCCGATACCGGCTATCGCTACCAGGACACGATCTTCGATGAGCGGTGGCTGAAAGAGCACGACGAGATCGCCGACGTGCCGCGCGACGCGCCCGTCGCCGTCGACCGGCTCGATCAGGTGATCGCCGCGGACGAATGGAGCTGCATCGACTGGCAGCGCAAGCCGCTCGCCGAGCGGCAAAACCTGCAAGCGCCCGGCGCGTGA
- the asnB gene encoding asparagine synthase (glutamine-hydrolyzing), producing the protein MCGIVSIFDRSAPIDASTLQRAVDTLDHRGPEKTGLWLSPDARVGLAHARLGLVDLVTGDQPIVSARGNVIVANGEIYGHHEWRRALRREGWQFKTDSDSEVALALYERYGIDFVERLRGEFALAIWDREANQLLCVRDRFGIKPLYYHESGERVLLASEVKALLAAGVAGRLSREQYVQHLLLIKPHDATLFEGIRQVPPGCMLICSDGKTVVRRYWDLDYPCHPQWRDDARSRACAAEALAEHIADAVETRLHADVPMGHYLSGGLDSSAVLGVAAKRLGHRLTAFNVQFDHADYDESAVARDTAESVGAAFRTVAVDSADFADHLEQVVWHAESIGINSNAVARYLQSRAVRDAGFKAVLSGDGADELFYGYNFHQIDYLLSGYAGDETARLATFADVQAAGKLSAAIPPWFRPARNGFASRLIGFTPAWLSIVLNSRTPLRDTLLHADLKRGVTPDLLVSSLIDRLPIHDQLRDRHPVQQSMYLWCKSILCNQILFADRLDMAHSVEVRMPLLDHRLFEFARTLPVSWFFRDGEEKSLFRDAMKPYLTERVHRRVKQPFLAPPSTLQRNGKLFALIQDIVHSPRLAQLGLFDPAQLARLSKLLSDGNEADLSKLEIPLMLIATSYFLCKRFDLSIVD; encoded by the coding sequence ATGTGTGGAATCGTTTCAATCTTCGATCGGAGCGCGCCGATCGACGCGTCGACGCTGCAGCGCGCAGTGGATACGCTCGACCATCGCGGCCCGGAAAAAACGGGGCTGTGGCTGTCGCCCGACGCGCGCGTTGGCCTCGCGCACGCGCGCCTCGGCCTTGTCGATCTCGTAACGGGCGACCAGCCGATCGTCAGCGCGCGAGGCAACGTGATCGTCGCGAACGGCGAGATCTACGGTCATCACGAATGGCGCCGCGCATTGCGGCGCGAAGGCTGGCAGTTCAAGACCGACAGCGATTCCGAGGTGGCGCTCGCGCTGTACGAGCGATACGGCATCGATTTCGTCGAGCGGCTGCGAGGCGAGTTCGCGCTGGCCATCTGGGACCGCGAGGCGAACCAGCTCCTGTGCGTGCGCGACCGGTTCGGCATCAAGCCGCTCTACTATCACGAGAGCGGCGAGCGGGTCCTGCTCGCCTCCGAGGTCAAGGCGCTGCTCGCGGCGGGCGTCGCGGGCAGGCTGAGCCGCGAGCAATACGTGCAGCATCTGCTTCTCATCAAGCCGCACGACGCGACGCTGTTCGAGGGCATCCGGCAGGTTCCGCCGGGGTGCATGCTGATCTGCTCGGACGGCAAGACCGTCGTCAGGCGCTATTGGGATCTCGACTACCCGTGCCATCCGCAATGGCGCGACGACGCGCGCTCGCGCGCATGCGCCGCCGAGGCGCTCGCCGAGCATATCGCCGACGCGGTCGAGACGCGCCTGCACGCGGACGTGCCGATGGGCCACTACCTGAGCGGCGGGCTCGATTCGTCGGCGGTGCTCGGCGTGGCGGCGAAGCGGCTCGGCCACCGGCTCACCGCCTTCAACGTGCAGTTCGACCACGCGGATTACGACGAGAGCGCCGTGGCGCGCGACACGGCGGAGTCGGTCGGCGCGGCGTTCCGGACGGTCGCCGTCGATTCGGCCGATTTCGCGGACCATCTCGAGCAGGTCGTCTGGCACGCGGAGAGCATCGGCATCAACTCGAACGCGGTCGCGCGCTATCTGCAAAGTCGCGCGGTGCGGGACGCGGGGTTCAAGGCGGTGCTGTCGGGCGACGGCGCCGACGAGCTGTTCTACGGCTACAACTTTCATCAGATCGACTATCTGCTGTCCGGTTATGCGGGCGACGAGACGGCGCGCCTCGCGACGTTCGCCGACGTGCAGGCGGCCGGCAAGCTGAGCGCGGCGATTCCGCCGTGGTTCCGGCCGGCGCGCAACGGCTTCGCGAGCCGGTTGATCGGCTTCACGCCGGCGTGGCTGTCGATCGTGCTCAACAGCCGCACGCCGCTCAGAGACACGCTGCTGCATGCCGACCTGAAGCGCGGCGTCACGCCCGATCTGCTCGTGTCGAGCCTGATCGATCGCCTGCCGATCCACGATCAGCTTCGCGACCGGCATCCGGTGCAGCAGTCGATGTATCTGTGGTGCAAGTCCATTCTGTGCAATCAGATCCTGTTCGCGGATCGCCTCGACATGGCGCATTCGGTCGAAGTGCGCATGCCGCTTCTCGACCATCGCCTGTTCGAATTCGCGCGGACCCTTCCCGTGTCGTGGTTCTTCCGCGACGGCGAGGAGAAAAGCCTCTTCCGCGACGCGATGAAGCCCTATCTGACCGAGCGGGTCCATCGGCGCGTGAAGCAGCCGTTCCTCGCGCCGCCTTCGACGCTGCAGCGCAACGGCAAGCTGTTCGCGCTGATCCAGGACATCGTCCACTCGCCGCGCCTCGCGCAATTGGGGCTCTTCGATCCCGCGCAGCTCGCGCGCCTGTCGAAGCTCCTGTCGGACGGCAACGAGGCCGACCTGTCGAAGCTGGAGATTCCGCTGATGCTGATCGCGACGTCGTATTTCCTTTGCAAGCGCTTCGATCTTTCGATCGTCGACTAG